In Lemur catta isolate mLemCat1 chromosome 18, mLemCat1.pri, whole genome shotgun sequence, a genomic segment contains:
- the IQCF2 gene encoding IQ domain-containing protein F2, with protein sequence MGIKFCSEGHLIVIVVEDIEETIQWRLLEKKKKEKIKKKHQKRQKAATIIQAWWRGTLVRRTLLHMALRAWIIQGWWRTTLLRLLEKKRRAALVSYVTTERAVIKLQSLVRMWRIHWRYCQVLNALYVIQCHWQCHNCQTCALLRGHCVVTATHLQFHIEIINC encoded by the exons ATGGGGATTAAATTTTGT TCCGAGGGCCATTTAATTGTAATTGTAGTCGAGGATATTGAAGAAACCATTCAATGGAGGCTGttggagaagaagaagaaggagaaaatcaAG aaaaaacatcaaaaaagacaaaaagcagcCACAATTATCCAGGCCTGGTGGCGTGGCACCCTGGTGCGCAGGACGCTGCTGCACATGGCTCTCAGGGCCTGGATAATCCAGGGCTGGTGGAGGACAACACTGTTGAGGCTGCTGGAGAAGAAACGGCGGGCAGCTCTGGTCAGCTACGTCACCACAGAGAGGGCAGTGATCAAGCTCCAGTCTTTGGTCCGTATGTGGCGCATCCACTGGCGATACTGCCAGGTGCTCAATGCCCTCTATGTCATCCAGTGCCACTGGCAGTGCCACAACTGCCAGACCTGTGCTCTCCTCCGGGGCCACTGCGTTGTCACAGCCACTCACCTGCAGTTCCACATTGAGATAATCAACTGCTAA